The proteins below come from a single Piscinibacter gummiphilus genomic window:
- the glpD gene encoding glycerol-3-phosphate dehydrogenase codes for MHFTTRTVTFSDRTETAALNHLHPGATETAAPAAQTSAPRDCDVLIVGGGINGVGIARDLAGRGLSVVLCEKDDLAAHTSSSSTKLIHGGLRYLEYYEFSLVRKALAEREVLLKSAPHIMWPLRFVMPHDPSMRPSLMIRAGLFLYDHLARREVLPGSETVDMRRHKVGVPLKPQFKKGYVYSDGWVDDARLVVLNAIDAAAHGATVLTGWRCTDARREAEGWQITLTDASGATQPWKARALVNAAGPWAAQFLREHAHLKDTKSLRLVKGSHIVVKKLFEHDHAYIFQNTDRRIIFAIPYEGEFTLIGTTDVESDSPIGKAQIDESEIRYLCEQASRYFAKPIVPADVVWTYAGVRPLLGDERSDASAVTRDYMLDYDMQGAPMLTVWGGKITTFRKLAEEAADGLCKRLHNRQPAWTANAYLPGGDLSAWIGPPQRPDTDFERFDAALAERHPQWPAATRRRLARCYGSRIEMVAGAQGLGEEIAPGLHEGELVYLHEHEWARSADDVLWRRTKLGLHMTEAERRAVARWWAARWPNETMTTGDNVRTTTWS; via the coding sequence ATGCACTTCACGACGCGAACGGTCACCTTTTCTGATCGAACGGAGACAGCCGCCTTGAACCACCTTCACCCGGGCGCGACCGAGACGGCCGCGCCCGCTGCCCAGACCTCCGCCCCACGCGACTGCGATGTGCTCATCGTGGGCGGCGGCATCAACGGGGTCGGCATCGCGCGCGACCTCGCGGGGCGGGGCCTGTCGGTGGTGCTGTGCGAGAAAGACGACCTCGCGGCGCACACCTCGTCGTCGTCGACCAAGCTCATCCACGGCGGGTTGCGCTACCTCGAGTACTACGAGTTCTCGCTGGTGCGCAAGGCGCTGGCCGAGCGCGAGGTGCTGCTGAAAAGCGCGCCGCACATCATGTGGCCGCTGCGCTTCGTGATGCCGCACGACCCGTCGATGCGCCCCTCGCTGATGATCCGCGCCGGCCTCTTCCTCTACGACCACCTCGCGCGCCGCGAGGTGCTGCCGGGGTCCGAGACGGTCGACATGCGCCGGCACAAGGTCGGCGTGCCGCTCAAGCCGCAGTTCAAGAAGGGCTACGTCTACTCGGACGGCTGGGTCGACGATGCGCGCCTGGTGGTGCTCAACGCCATCGACGCCGCCGCGCACGGCGCCACCGTGCTCACCGGCTGGCGCTGCACCGACGCGCGCCGCGAAGCCGAGGGCTGGCAGATCACGCTGACCGATGCGTCCGGCGCCACGCAGCCGTGGAAGGCCCGTGCGCTCGTCAACGCCGCCGGCCCCTGGGCCGCGCAGTTCCTGCGCGAACACGCGCACCTCAAAGACACCAAATCGCTGCGCCTGGTGAAGGGCAGCCACATCGTGGTGAAGAAGCTCTTCGAGCACGACCACGCCTACATCTTCCAGAACACCGACCGCCGCATCATCTTCGCCATCCCCTACGAAGGCGAGTTCACGCTGATCGGCACGACCGACGTCGAGAGCGACAGCCCCATCGGCAAGGCGCAGATCGACGAGAGCGAAATCCGCTACCTGTGCGAGCAGGCGAGCCGCTATTTCGCCAAGCCCATCGTGCCGGCCGACGTGGTGTGGACCTACGCCGGCGTGCGCCCGCTGCTGGGCGACGAGCGCAGCGACGCCTCGGCCGTGACGCGCGACTACATGCTCGACTACGACATGCAGGGCGCCCCGATGCTCACGGTCTGGGGCGGCAAGATCACCACCTTCCGAAAGCTCGCCGAGGAAGCCGCCGACGGCCTGTGCAAACGCCTGCACAACCGCCAGCCCGCGTGGACGGCCAACGCCTACCTGCCCGGGGGCGACCTCTCGGCCTGGATCGGCCCACCGCAGCGCCCCGACACCGACTTCGAGCGCTTCGACGCCGCGCTCGCCGAGCGCCACCCCCAATGGCCCGCCGCGACACGCCGCCGCCTTGCGCGCTGCTACGGCTCGCGCATCGAGATGGTGGCCGGCGCCCAGGGTCTCGGCGAAGAGATCGCACCCGGCCTGCACGAAGGTGAGCTCGTCTACCTGCACGAGCACGAGTGGGCGCGCAGTGCCGACGACGTGCTGTGGCGCCGCACCAAGCTCGGCCTGCACATGACCGAAGCGGAGCGCCGGGCCGTGGCCCGCTGGTGGGCCGCGCGCTGGCCGAACGAAACGATGACGACCGGAGACAACGTGAGGACGACGACATGGAGTTGA